Proteins found in one Zea mays cultivar B73 chromosome 1, Zm-B73-REFERENCE-NAM-5.0, whole genome shotgun sequence genomic segment:
- the LOC103640575 gene encoding BURP domain-containing protein 3, which translates to MYMHPSKLLILTVVVTGAAAAHDHPSASTPAAQFWQQALPGTPMPEAIADLVQKGIDHSPLVERYPSAPGLSACGAWSNLCTRSVAAGTGIFFHEAELRPGSAMALSFPAEVDTPILPHAVAAAAPFANLTAVFATFGVAGGSAEAEHVRDTLRWCEAPPRPAGERVAACATSLESTVRSATRMLGAAGGDGVWAAATSARLRAGLPRGRYVVGAVAPLHGDQLVACHRVPFPYAVYQCHMTTRKTDRAYVVSLRGRGGPVLDDVLAFCHRDTSGWSPDHPAFRILRVRLGTPVCHFVPYGNPVFGRKASTT; encoded by the exons ATGTATATGCATCCATCTAAACTGCTCATTTTGACGGTGGTGGTCACCGGCGCCGCTGCGGCGCATGACCACCCTTCCGCTAGCACTCCGGCGGCGCAGTTCTGGCAGCAGGCCCTCCCGGGCACGCCGATGCCGGAGGCCATCGCTGACCTCGTCCAGAAAG GCATCGACCACTCGCCGCTGGTGGAGCGATACCCTTCGGCGCCCGGCCTCAGCGCGTGCGGCGCATGGAGCAACCTGTGCACGCGCAGCGTGGCGGCGGGGACGGGCATCTTCTTCCACGAGGCGGAACTGCGTCCGGGCAGCGCCATGGCGCTCTCCTTCCCGGCGGAAGTGGACACACCCATCCTCCCgcacgccgtcgccgccgccgctccaTTCGCGAACCTGACGGCCGTCTTCGCCACGTTCGGCGTCGCCGGGGGCTCCGCCGAGGCCGAGCACGTGCGGGACACGCTCAGGTGGTGCGAGGCGCCGCCGCGGCCGGCCGGCGAGCGCGTGGCCGCCTGCGCCACGTCGCTGGAAAGCACGGTGCGGAGCGCCACGCGCATGCTCGGCGCCGCCGGCGGTGACGGTGTGTGGGCGGCGGCCACGTCGGCGCGCCTCCGCGCTGGCCTGCCGCGCGGGCGGTACGTGGTCGGGGCGGTCGCCCCGCTCCACGGAGACCAACTCGTGGCCTGCCACCGCGTGCCGTTCCCGTACGCCGTGTACCAGTGCCACATGACGACGAGGAAGACGGACAGGGCCTACGTGGTCTCGCTTCGCGGCCGCGGGGGGCCGGTGCTCGACGACGTGCTGGCGTTCTGCCACCGCGACACCTCCGGCTGGAGCCCGGACCATCCGGCGTTCCGGATACTGCGCGTCCGCCTAGGCACGCCGGTGTGCCACTTCGTACCGTACGGGAATCCAGTCTTCGGTAGGAAGGCCAGCACAACATAG